The following proteins come from a genomic window of Thiothrix unzii:
- the gspE gene encoding type II secretion system ATPase GspE — translation MSDTQPTALLKDLPYSFAKRHGVLLQNTSDGATVQCRQGVSALALAEVQRLVAGELHFQAVDTESFDRLLAAHYERSQVGSLMIQEIDEDVDLQDIAGSLPEPEDLLESADDAPIIRLINGLLAQAVKENASDIHIETFESRMSVRMRVDGVLREIIEPPRRSAPVIISRIKVMARLDIAEKRLPQDGRISLRIAGRAVDVRVSTLPSGHSERVVLRLLDKQAGRLNLSHLGMDEGVHTRLQSLIEKPHGIILVTGPTGSGKTTTLYAGLTHLNDQRRNILTVEDPIEYYIDGIGQTQVNNKVDMTFARGLRAILRQDPDVVMVGEIRDIETAEIAVQASLTGHLVFSTLHTNTAIGAVTRLRDMGVEPYLLSSSLLGVVAQRLVRVLCPACKTPILPDKTERDFFRKHLSDGDDLEGTTPFRPVGCPACNHTGFVGRVGIYELVEIDDTLRQMIHDRASEIQMGEYAHQHAPSLRDDGIRLVLEGKTSLDEILRVTREDA, via the coding sequence ATGAGTGATACCCAACCCACTGCGCTGCTAAAAGATTTACCGTATAGCTTTGCCAAGCGGCACGGGGTATTGCTGCAAAACACTTCAGACGGGGCAACGGTGCAATGTCGCCAAGGTGTCAGCGCGTTAGCATTGGCAGAAGTGCAGCGATTGGTGGCGGGTGAACTGCACTTTCAAGCCGTGGATACCGAAAGTTTTGACCGTTTGTTAGCGGCGCATTATGAGCGCAGCCAAGTCGGGTCTTTGATGATTCAGGAGATTGATGAGGATGTTGATCTTCAGGATATTGCCGGTTCCTTGCCAGAGCCAGAGGATTTGCTGGAGTCGGCAGATGATGCCCCGATTATTCGTTTAATCAATGGGTTGTTGGCGCAAGCGGTGAAAGAAAACGCCTCGGACATTCATATTGAAACCTTTGAAAGCCGGATGTCGGTGCGAATGCGGGTGGATGGCGTATTGCGTGAAATTATCGAGCCGCCGCGCCGTTCCGCACCCGTGATTATTTCGCGGATTAAAGTCATGGCGCGTCTGGATATTGCCGAAAAACGCTTGCCGCAGGATGGGCGTATTTCTTTACGGATTGCGGGGCGTGCGGTGGATGTGCGGGTGTCAACCTTGCCGTCGGGTCATTCGGAGCGGGTGGTATTGCGCTTGCTGGATAAGCAGGCGGGGCGGTTAAACTTATCGCATTTGGGAATGGATGAGGGTGTCCACACGCGCTTGCAGTCGCTCATTGAAAAGCCGCACGGGATTATTTTGGTGACGGGGCCAACCGGTTCGGGGAAAACCACTACCTTGTACGCCGGATTGACTCACTTGAATGATCAGCGGCGCAATATTCTGACGGTAGAAGATCCGATTGAGTATTACATCGACGGTATCGGGCAAACCCAAGTCAATAATAAGGTGGATATGACCTTTGCACGGGGTTTGCGGGCAATTTTGCGCCAAGACCCGGACGTGGTAATGGTCGGGGAAATTCGCGACATTGAGACTGCCGAAATCGCGGTGCAAGCGAGTTTGACCGGGCATTTGGTGTTTTCAACCTTGCATACTAATACCGCGATTGGGGCGGTGACGCGCTTGCGGGATATGGGGGTGGAGCCTTATTTATTGTCTTCCAGTTTATTAGGGGTGGTGGCGCAACGCTTGGTGCGGGTATTGTGTCCGGCCTGTAAAACGCCGATCTTACCGGATAAAACGGAGCGGGATTTTTTCCGCAAACACCTTTCTGACGGCGACGATTTGGAAGGCACAACGCCGTTTCGCCCGGTGGGTTGCCCTGCGTGTAACCATACCGGTTTTGTGGGGCGGGTAGGTATCTATGAATTGGTGGAAATTGACGACACCTTACGCCAAATGATCCATGACCGTGCCAGCGAAATTCAGATGGGCGAATACGCTCACCAACACGCACCCAGTTTGCGGGATGACGGTATCCGTTTGGTGTTGGAAGGCAAAACTTCATTGGATGAAATTTTGCGGGTAACGCGGGAGGATGCCTAA
- the gspF gene encoding type II secretion system inner membrane protein GspF → MPAFEYLALNPAGKEERGILEADAPRQVRQLLRNRELVPLEVNEVAQKQKTAENRGFLGSGRLNPTDLALMTRQLATLVGAGSPVEEALSAIVRQTERPSARRIFSAIRARVMEGHALANALALFPGAFPVLYRATVGAGEQSGHLPAVLERLAEYTENHQHGQQKIMTALAYPTVLLLVAIGVVVALLRFVVPKVVEAFETLDVTLPLLTRMLIASSEFLQNYGLVLLLGIGLVVAGVAWLLRKPQWQRRYHQLLLRVPIIGRLVRGINTEHFARTFSILNSSGVSVLEAMKISAEVVTNIPMRESVLSAADRVREGMPIHKALERSGYFPPMMVYLIASGEGSGRLDQMLERAAIQQERETQARLATLLSLLEPGLILFMGGIVTLIVLSIMLPVMGGMSNLMH, encoded by the coding sequence GTGCCAGCCTTTGAATACCTTGCATTAAACCCAGCGGGTAAAGAAGAGCGCGGTATTTTGGAAGCGGATGCGCCGCGTCAGGTGCGCCAATTATTGCGCAATCGTGAATTAGTGCCGCTGGAAGTTAACGAGGTTGCCCAAAAGCAAAAGACGGCGGAAAACCGGGGCTTTCTGGGAAGCGGTCGGTTAAATCCGACCGACCTTGCGTTAATGACGCGGCAATTAGCCACTTTGGTTGGTGCAGGTTCACCCGTTGAAGAAGCCTTGAGTGCCATCGTGCGCCAAACCGAACGGCCTTCCGCGCGGCGTATTTTCTCGGCAATTCGGGCGCGGGTTATGGAAGGTCATGCCTTGGCAAACGCGCTGGCGTTGTTTCCGGGGGCGTTTCCGGTGTTGTATCGGGCAACCGTGGGCGCGGGTGAACAATCGGGGCATTTACCGGCAGTGTTAGAGCGGTTGGCGGAATACACCGAAAATCACCAGCACGGGCAGCAAAAAATCATGACGGCGTTGGCTTACCCTACCGTATTACTGTTGGTGGCGATTGGGGTGGTGGTGGCGTTATTGCGTTTTGTTGTGCCGAAAGTGGTGGAAGCTTTTGAAACCCTTGATGTGACATTGCCGCTGCTGACGCGGATGCTGATTGCCTCCAGCGAGTTTTTACAGAATTACGGTTTGGTGTTACTGCTGGGCATTGGTTTGGTGGTGGCGGGCGTGGCGTGGTTATTACGTAAGCCGCAGTGGCAACGGCGTTACCATCAATTGCTGTTGCGCGTGCCGATTATTGGACGCTTGGTGCGCGGTATTAATACTGAACATTTTGCCCGCACTTTTAGCATTCTCAATAGCAGCGGGGTGTCGGTGTTAGAGGCGATGAAGATTTCGGCAGAAGTCGTGACCAATATTCCGATGCGCGAATCCGTGTTGAGCGCGGCAGATCGGGTACGCGAAGGGATGCCGATTCATAAAGCATTGGAGCGTTCGGGGTATTTTCCGCCGATGATGGTTTACCTGATTGCCAGCGGAGAAGGCAGCGGTCGTTTGGATCAAATGTTGGAACGCGCTGCGATTCAACAAGAACGCGAAACCCAAGCCCGACTCGCTACCTTGTTGAGTTTGCTGGAACCTGGGCTGATTTTGTTCATGGGCGGCATTGTTACCTTGATCGTGTTGTCAATTATGTTGCCGGTGATGGGCGGCATGTCTAATTTAATGCATTAA
- the mutS gene encoding DNA mismatch repair protein MutS, whose product MSKEQQHTPMMQQYFRIKAEYPDILLFYRMGDFYELFMDDAKKAAALLDITLTARGSSAGEPIAMAGVPYHAVEQYLAKLLKVGESVAICEQVGDPAKSKGPVERKITRLLTPGTVTDDYLLDDRRDNLLVAIHRLPAPLAGEGPGKGGSYGIAAIDLSTGRFTVQEADSDTTLHNEIERLQPAEILHDEDWKPAFARNRISTPRPQWHFDLDTAKRLLLRQFGVHDLDGFGCNHLPLAIAAAGALLNYVQETQRTALPHINSLTVELSDEGIILDAASRRNLELEYSISGEHKNTLISVIDKTATSMGSRLLRRWLNKPLRDRFTLRNRHQAVGALLDQYRYETLLETLRGIGDIERIASRIALGSARPRDLSTLRSSLHVLPGIHGLIGTIDNPHIQQLQSNIDLHEALRYLLDSAIIDNPPVVIRDGGVIAPSFDAELDELRNLSENADQYLLDLEAREKVRTGINNLKVAYNRIHGYYVEIPQSQLSRIPADYIRRQTLKGVERFILPELKKFEDKVLSARERALAREKAIYDNLLRDLLEHLNPIRNTAQAIAELDVLSNFAERANTLNYNCPALVDGAGIQIEGGRHPVVERTLDNPFVPNDLYMDSRRRMLMVTGPNMGGKSTYMRQVALIVLLAHIGSYVPAQTARLGNIDRIFTRIGAHDDLSTGRSTFMVEMTEAANILNNATAHSLVLMDEIGRGTSTFDGLSLAWAIAEFLARDRKAFTLFATHYFELTSLAEQISTIANVHIDAVEHGDKIVFLHAVKEGPANQSYGLQVAQLAGVPKGVIAQAKKKLVSLEKHSQQAPQPGQTLPLMFGTPTEPKDEIAEKVKAALAAVDPDELTPRQALDELYRLKRLMH is encoded by the coding sequence ACGCAAAAAAAGCCGCTGCCTTGCTCGACATCACCCTCACCGCACGCGGCTCTTCCGCTGGGGAACCGATTGCGATGGCGGGTGTGCCTTACCACGCGGTCGAACAATACCTCGCCAAACTCCTTAAAGTCGGCGAATCTGTCGCCATTTGCGAACAAGTCGGCGACCCCGCTAAGTCTAAAGGCCCGGTCGAACGCAAAATCACCCGCCTACTAACCCCCGGCACTGTCACTGATGATTATTTGCTGGATGATCGTCGCGACAACCTGCTCGTCGCGATTCATAGACTCCCTGCCCCCCTTGCGGGGGAAGGGCCGGGGAAGGGGGGGTCTTACGGCATCGCCGCCATCGACCTAAGCACCGGACGCTTCACCGTGCAAGAAGCCGATTCCGACACCACCCTGCACAATGAAATCGAACGCCTGCAACCCGCTGAAATCCTGCACGACGAAGACTGGAAACCCGCCTTCGCCCGCAACCGCATTTCCACCCCGCGCCCGCAATGGCACTTCGACCTCGACACCGCCAAACGCCTGCTGCTACGCCAATTCGGGGTACACGATCTCGACGGTTTCGGCTGCAATCACCTGCCACTTGCGATTGCCGCTGCGGGCGCATTGCTCAATTACGTGCAAGAAACCCAGCGCACCGCCCTGCCCCACATCAACAGCCTCACGGTGGAACTCAGCGACGAAGGCATCATTCTCGATGCCGCCAGCCGCCGCAATCTGGAACTCGAATACAGCATCAGCGGTGAACACAAAAACACCCTGATTTCGGTGATCGACAAAACCGCCACCAGCATGGGCAGCCGCCTGCTACGCCGCTGGCTCAACAAACCGTTGCGCGACCGTTTTACCTTACGCAACCGCCACCAAGCTGTCGGCGCATTGCTCGACCAATACCGCTACGAAACCCTGCTGGAAACCTTGCGCGGCATCGGCGACATCGAGCGCATCGCCAGCCGCATCGCCCTCGGCTCAGCACGTCCGCGTGACCTGTCCACCCTGCGTAGTTCCTTGCACGTATTGCCAGGCATTCACGGTTTGATCGGCACCATCGACAACCCGCACATCCAGCAATTACAAAGCAATATCGACCTGCACGAGGCACTCCGCTACCTGCTGGATTCCGCCATTATCGACAACCCACCCGTGGTCATCCGCGACGGTGGCGTAATCGCTCCCAGTTTCGATGCCGAACTCGATGAATTACGCAATTTGAGCGAGAACGCCGACCAATACCTGCTTGATCTCGAAGCCCGCGAAAAAGTCCGCACCGGTATCAACAATCTCAAAGTCGCCTACAACCGTATCCACGGCTATTACGTCGAAATCCCGCAAAGTCAACTGAGCCGGATTCCCGCCGACTACATCCGTCGCCAAACGCTTAAAGGCGTGGAACGCTTCATTCTGCCCGAACTGAAAAAATTTGAAGACAAAGTGCTGTCTGCCCGCGAACGCGCCCTTGCCCGCGAGAAAGCGATTTACGACAACCTGTTACGTGATTTACTGGAACACTTAAACCCCATTCGCAACACCGCACAAGCCATCGCCGAACTCGATGTATTGAGCAATTTCGCCGAACGCGCCAACACCTTAAATTACAACTGCCCCGCGCTGGTGGATGGTGCGGGTATTCAAATCGAAGGCGGAAGGCATCCGGTAGTCGAACGCACCCTCGATAACCCCTTCGTACCAAACGATTTATACATGGACTCGCGCCGCCGTATGTTGATGGTCACAGGCCCGAATATGGGCGGAAAATCCACCTACATGCGCCAAGTTGCGTTGATCGTGTTGCTGGCACACATTGGCAGTTACGTCCCCGCGCAAACCGCTCGTCTTGGCAATATTGACCGTATTTTCACCCGCATTGGCGCACACGACGACTTAAGCACCGGGCGTTCAACCTTCATGGTAGAAATGACCGAAGCCGCCAATATCCTCAACAACGCCACCGCCCACAGTTTGGTATTAATGGACGAAATCGGGCGCGGAACCAGCACATTCGATGGCTTGTCACTGGCATGGGCAATCGCCGAATTCCTCGCCCGCGACCGCAAAGCTTTCACCCTATTTGCCACCCACTATTTCGAGCTAACCTCCCTCGCCGAACAAATCAGCACCATTGCGAATGTGCATATCGACGCAGTAGAGCATGGCGACAAAATCGTGTTTTTACACGCGGTGAAAGAAGGCCCCGCCAACCAAAGCTACGGCCTGCAAGTAGCACAATTGGCAGGTGTACCCAAAGGCGTGATTGCACAGGCAAAAAAGAAACTGGTATCACTGGAAAAGCACAGCCAGCAAGCCCCACAACCGGGGCAAACCCTGCCACTGATGTTCGGCACACCCACCGAACCCAAAGATGAAATCGCCGAAAAGGTGAAAGCGGCACTCGCCGCCGTAGACCCGGATGAACTCACCCCACGCCAAGCGTTAGACGAGTTATATCGGTTAAAAAGATTAATGCATTAA